A section of the Methanoregula sp. genome encodes:
- the nifH gene encoding nitrogenase iron protein — protein MKRQVAIYGKGGIGKSTTTQNTVAALAEAGKKVMVVGCDPKADSTRLLLHGLCQKTVLDTLRDEGDDIELDAILKPGFGNTRCVESGGPEPGVGCAGRGIITSINLLESLGAYTDDLDYVFYDVLGDVVCGGFAMPIREGKAEEIYIVASGELMALYAANNIAKGIKKYADNGKVRLGGIICNSRKVDNELPLLKAFAEELGSQLIYFVPRDNLVQRAEIHKKTVIDFDPTSGQANEYRNLAKAIDENKLFVIPKPMKQERLEELMMQHGFLDAM, from the coding sequence ATGAAACGACAAGTGGCAATTTACGGAAAAGGCGGTATCGGCAAATCGACTACAACCCAGAACACGGTTGCAGCACTGGCAGAAGCGGGAAAGAAAGTCATGGTGGTCGGGTGCGACCCGAAAGCAGACTCAACAAGGCTCCTGCTCCATGGCCTGTGCCAGAAGACGGTGCTTGACACCCTGCGGGATGAAGGCGATGACATCGAACTCGATGCAATCCTCAAGCCCGGGTTCGGCAACACCCGGTGCGTTGAATCGGGAGGACCGGAGCCGGGGGTCGGCTGTGCCGGCCGCGGCATCATCACGTCCATCAACCTGCTCGAATCGCTCGGTGCCTACACAGACGACCTCGACTATGTCTTCTACGATGTGCTCGGCGACGTGGTCTGCGGCGGATTCGCGATGCCAATCCGGGAAGGAAAGGCAGAAGAGATCTACATCGTGGCATCCGGTGAACTGATGGCGCTCTATGCAGCCAACAATATTGCAAAAGGGATCAAGAAATACGCCGATAACGGAAAAGTGAGGCTCGGCGGGATCATCTGCAACAGCAGGAAAGTCGACAACGAACTTCCGCTCCTCAAGGCATTTGCCGAGGAGCTCGGGTCCCAGCTCATCTACTTCGTCCCGCGTGACAACCTCGTCCAGCGGGCCGAGATCCACAAGAAGACCGTCATCGACTTCGACCCGACCTCCGGGCAGGCCAACGAGTACCGGAACCTGGCAAAAGCCATCGATGAGAACAAGCTGTTCGTCATCCCGAAACCCATGAAACAGGAACGCCTGGAAGAGCTCATGATGCAGCACGGGTTCCTCGACGCGATGTGA
- the kdpA gene encoding potassium-transporting ATPase subunit KdpA: MDLKPVPSIIRNQLKPAIVIFLLLTLITGIFYPLFITGIALVVFPVQANGNLIVHDGTVAGSALIGQPFTSPGYFWGRPSATAPVPYNAGLSSGSNLGPSNPALASAVKARVEALHAADPANTLPIPVDLVTASGSGLDPDISVAAAYYQVHRIARERNLGETDVKTLVTSQIEPRQFGIFGEPRVNVLKLNLALDDMSTTHVVPSFPSQADPVSPDGSGLRIPDWIVLILFIGVFIVTVVPLGRFMVKVLKGEPHLLSPVTGPLEHRLLAWSQVKADDEMDWKTFAIAMMVFSFIGIVFLFVLQLAQPVLPLNPAGVGSPSWDLSLNTAVSFVSNTNWQAYAGETGVSYLTQMIGLCVQNFTSAATGLAVLVGLAYGLSRRSASTIGNFWVLLIRSVMILLPLSIIIALILVSQGTVQTLGGPITVPLLDPVTDASGALVTTQTLPLGPAASQIAIKQLGVNGGGFFNTNSAHPFENPTPFVNFIEIIAILLIPAALCYSFGRLVGAGRKGVSILIAMTIIFLPLLGLAIWAELGSNPAFTGMGIDQTTTVLQPGGNMEGKEVRFGIMPSALFSVVTTAASCGAVNSMHDSFTPLGGFVQLLMMQFGEVVYGGIGSGLYGMLIFVIIAMFIAGLMVGRTPEYLGKKIEPREMAIAIIIILIPIFLILIGTAVAVLVDPGKTAILNPGPHGFSEILYAFTSTAQNNGSAFAGLSVNSPFYNLMTAACMFIGRFGVAVLTLALAGSLVVKKIVPAGEGTLSDHRPLFIIWLVFVVVIIGALSFLPALALGPIVEHLMLGGGV, from the coding sequence ATGGATTTAAAACCCGTCCCCTCGATAATCCGGAACCAGCTGAAACCAGCAATCGTTATTTTTCTCCTGCTCACGCTTATCACCGGGATTTTTTATCCTCTTTTCATCACCGGGATCGCACTGGTGGTCTTTCCTGTACAGGCCAACGGCAACCTCATCGTTCATGACGGGACCGTTGCCGGTTCAGCACTCATCGGGCAGCCGTTCACATCGCCGGGATATTTCTGGGGACGGCCTTCCGCCACTGCTCCGGTGCCCTATAACGCCGGGTTATCATCAGGTTCAAATCTCGGCCCCTCGAACCCGGCACTCGCAAGTGCGGTGAAGGCAAGGGTCGAAGCCCTTCATGCAGCAGATCCGGCCAACACGCTGCCGATCCCGGTCGATCTTGTCACCGCTTCGGGAAGCGGGCTGGACCCGGACATCAGTGTTGCCGCTGCATACTACCAGGTCCATCGCATTGCCCGGGAACGGAACCTGGGCGAGACGGATGTAAAAACGCTCGTAACCAGCCAGATCGAACCCCGGCAGTTCGGGATCTTTGGTGAACCCCGGGTCAATGTCCTGAAGCTCAACCTCGCGCTTGATGACATGAGCACCACTCATGTCGTCCCGTCATTCCCGTCACAGGCAGATCCTGTTTCACCGGATGGATCGGGATTGCGGATCCCGGACTGGATTGTTCTGATCCTCTTCATTGGTGTCTTTATCGTGACGGTCGTCCCGCTGGGCCGGTTCATGGTGAAGGTCCTCAAAGGGGAACCCCATCTCCTCTCGCCGGTTACCGGACCTCTCGAACACCGGCTCCTCGCATGGTCGCAGGTGAAGGCTGATGACGAGATGGACTGGAAGACCTTTGCTATTGCGATGATGGTCTTCTCGTTCATCGGAATCGTCTTCCTCTTTGTGCTCCAGCTGGCCCAGCCCGTCCTTCCGCTCAATCCTGCGGGAGTGGGATCGCCCTCGTGGGATCTTTCGCTCAACACCGCAGTCAGTTTCGTTTCCAACACCAACTGGCAGGCCTACGCCGGGGAGACCGGTGTCAGCTACCTCACCCAGATGATTGGCCTGTGCGTCCAGAACTTCACGTCGGCGGCTACGGGCCTCGCGGTCCTCGTCGGGCTCGCGTACGGCCTCTCCCGGAGGTCTGCCTCCACGATCGGAAACTTCTGGGTACTGCTCATACGGAGCGTAATGATCCTTCTGCCGCTCAGCATCATCATCGCGCTCATCCTCGTATCGCAGGGCACCGTCCAGACGCTTGGCGGGCCGATCACCGTGCCACTTCTCGATCCCGTAACGGATGCGAGCGGTGCCCTGGTCACCACCCAGACCCTCCCGCTCGGGCCCGCTGCATCCCAGATCGCGATCAAACAGCTCGGGGTGAACGGGGGCGGGTTCTTCAATACAAACTCGGCGCACCCGTTCGAGAATCCCACACCGTTTGTCAACTTCATCGAGATCATTGCAATCCTCCTGATCCCGGCAGCGCTCTGCTATTCCTTCGGCCGGTTGGTCGGGGCCGGGAGGAAAGGTGTAAGTATCCTGATCGCCATGACGATTATCTTCCTGCCGCTCCTTGGCCTTGCCATCTGGGCGGAACTCGGGAGCAATCCCGCATTTACCGGCATGGGAATCGACCAGACCACGACCGTTCTCCAGCCGGGCGGCAACATGGAGGGCAAGGAAGTGCGGTTTGGCATCATGCCCTCCGCCCTCTTCTCCGTGGTTACCACGGCAGCATCCTGTGGGGCGGTCAATTCAATGCACGACTCGTTTACCCCTCTCGGGGGTTTTGTCCAGCTGCTCATGATGCAGTTCGGGGAGGTGGTCTACGGGGGTATCGGGTCCGGCCTGTACGGCATGCTTATCTTTGTGATCATAGCGATGTTCATTGCCGGGCTGATGGTTGGCCGGACACCGGAATATCTCGGCAAGAAGATCGAGCCCCGGGAAATGGCCATTGCCATTATCATCATCCTCATCCCGATCTTCCTGATCCTAATCGGTACGGCAGTCGCAGTTCTTGTGGATCCGGGAAAAACGGCAATCCTCAACCCGGGCCCCCACGGTTTCTCGGAGATCCTGTATGCCTTTACCTCCACCGCACAAAATAACGGCAGTGCTTTTGCCGGTCTGTCTGTCAACAGCCCGTTCTATAACCTTATGACTGCTGCCTGCATGTTCATCGGCCGCTTCGGTGTAGCGGTTCTCACGCTTGCTCTTGCCGGCTCGCTGGTGGTAAAAAAGATCGTTCCGGCTGGGGAGGGAACGCTGTCCGACCACCGCCCGCTCTTCATCATCTGGCTGGTCTTTGTTGTTGTCATCATCGGGGCACTTAGTTTCCTTCCGGCTCTTGCGTTGGGTCCGATTGTCGAACATCTTATGCTCGGAGGGGGTGTCTGA